From Enterococcus mundtii, the proteins below share one genomic window:
- a CDS encoding ABC transporter ATP-binding protein has translation MKTKKLSWQTLKRFVPYLTAHPREIWLAVLLGIVNGVATVVMTLQIGQSIDQMVGVGQVNFTRLVQLLVMFGGIVLLNVISQWLIQVLSNRLAYLSVANLRKDAFARLNLLPLRYYDQNSHGNIVSRFTNDMDNISIAISAAFNQLFSGVAIIILSLIFMLSLSPLLTLVVICSTPIIFLVSWLVARASQNDFDNQQKIIGNISGFVTERIGNQKIIKAFQQEEVNQQQFSALNADLYEKGQRAQFSSSLTNPSSRFVDHLAYLSIGLIGGLLALRSDSTITVGIISSFTIYSSQFSKPFIELSGITTQIQTAFSGLERAFELIDQPEETPDEPFAYQLDPQTIKGEVAFKHVSFSYEPQQRLIENFSFVAKPGQTVAIVGKTGAGKSTLVNLLMRFYDVNSGTITIDDYDITQIARDSLRKSFGMVLQDTWLFDSTLRENLRYGKPDASDEEINEALKSAYMYEFVQRLPQKLDTRIGGQGLKISDGQRQLLTIARTMISNPPMLILDEATSSVDTLTEKKIQNAFLKMMEGKTSFVIAHRLSTIKNADQILVMDQGAIVEMGTHDELLKIEDGNYRQLYQAQFTGSVEK, from the coding sequence ATGAAAACAAAAAAACTATCGTGGCAAACGCTCAAACGTTTTGTTCCTTATCTGACGGCCCATCCACGTGAAATTTGGTTAGCTGTCTTGTTGGGAATCGTCAATGGTGTTGCTACCGTCGTGATGACCTTACAGATCGGTCAAAGTATCGATCAAATGGTTGGTGTGGGGCAAGTCAACTTTACTCGATTAGTCCAACTTCTGGTGATGTTTGGCGGGATCGTTTTACTTAATGTCATCAGTCAATGGTTGATCCAAGTATTAAGTAACCGATTGGCTTACCTCTCTGTTGCTAATCTACGAAAAGATGCTTTTGCTCGTTTAAATCTTTTACCGTTAAGATACTATGATCAAAATTCACACGGGAATATCGTCAGCCGTTTCACAAATGATATGGACAATATCTCCATTGCGATATCAGCGGCGTTCAATCAATTATTTTCTGGAGTGGCGATCATTATCCTCTCACTGATCTTCATGCTCAGCTTGAGTCCATTATTGACACTTGTCGTCATTTGTTCGACACCAATCATTTTCTTAGTCAGCTGGTTAGTGGCACGCGCTTCTCAAAATGATTTTGATAACCAGCAAAAAATCATTGGGAATATTTCAGGTTTTGTTACAGAACGTATCGGTAATCAAAAAATCATCAAAGCGTTCCAACAAGAAGAAGTCAATCAACAGCAATTCAGTGCCTTGAATGCTGATTTATATGAGAAAGGGCAGCGCGCGCAATTCTCTTCTTCATTAACGAACCCATCTTCTCGTTTTGTCGATCACTTAGCCTATCTCTCCATTGGTTTGATTGGTGGTTTACTTGCCTTACGAAGTGATTCAACGATTACTGTCGGGATCATTTCAAGTTTTACGATCTATTCAAGTCAGTTTTCGAAACCTTTTATTGAATTATCAGGGATCACGACACAGATCCAAACCGCATTTTCTGGTTTAGAACGAGCATTTGAATTGATCGATCAACCGGAAGAAACGCCAGATGAACCTTTTGCGTATCAACTTGATCCTCAAACGATCAAAGGCGAGGTCGCTTTCAAACATGTTTCTTTCTCTTATGAACCACAACAACGGTTGATCGAGAATTTCAGCTTTGTTGCCAAGCCAGGTCAAACAGTGGCAATCGTTGGTAAAACGGGAGCTGGTAAATCCACATTAGTGAATCTATTGATGCGTTTTTATGATGTCAATTCCGGGACGATCACGATCGACGATTATGATATTACCCAAATCGCCCGTGATTCCCTACGCAAGAGCTTTGGCATGGTTTTACAAGATACGTGGTTATTCGACAGTACGTTACGAGAAAATTTACGTTACGGAAAACCAGACGCCAGTGATGAAGAAATCAATGAGGCCCTAAAATCAGCCTATATGTATGAATTTGTCCAACGCTTGCCACAAAAACTAGATACACGCATTGGTGGACAGGGATTAAAAATCTCCGATGGGCAACGTCAATTACTGACGATTGCTCGTACGATGATCAGTAATCCACCTATGTTGATACTTGATGAAGCAACAAGTTCAGTGGATACATTGACAGAAAAGAAAATCCAAAATGCCTTCCTAAAAATGATGGAAGGAAAAACTAGTTTTGTGATTGCCCATCGCTTGTCCACGATCAAAAATGCCGATCAGATCCTCGTTATGGATCAAGGGGCAATCGTTGAAATGGGGACACATGATGAATTATTGAAAATCGAAGATGGTAACTATCGTCAACTTTATCAAGCGCAATTTACTGGATCGGTTGAAAAATAG
- a CDS encoding ABC transporter ATP-binding protein, with product MIQLLRYAKDYRKQIILGPVFKFLEAVFELILPLLMASLIDNGLKMNNREVIINMGIWMIVMSVIGLICAIICQYYSSIASQGFGTELRNQLIKKINSFSHSELNHFGTDTLITRMTNDINQLQLALAMVIRLLIRAPFLSIGSVVMAFVIDWQVGLFFLALLPIFSIILYFIIRKTIPLYQKVQEKLDGLNETVSQNLSGVRVIRAFSRTNKEIETFDENTDVLAKNYLRVSNISALLSPATTLIMNVGIICLLTVGGVKVNIGSLQQGQVLALINYMNQMLLALIVVSNLVVIFTRAEASAQRVKEVLDTENTITDAETPSEPVMDSETILQFKDVDFRYTPESGLSLQGINFTLKRQTVLGIIGPTGSGKTTLTQLIPRFYDVSEGSVLFDEQDVRDWSLDTLRSQISQVPQTAVLFTGTIRENLQWGKPDATDAECWEALAIAQAEDFVRQLPKGLDTRVMENGKNFSGGQKQRLTIARALIAKPALLILDDSLSALDYQTDLNLRQALQTSLNTTVIIISQRIRSIQQAEHILVMDQGKIVAQGTHDTLLSQSSEYREIVASQEEE from the coding sequence ATGATTCAGTTATTGCGCTATGCGAAAGACTATCGAAAACAAATCATCCTAGGTCCTGTATTTAAATTTTTAGAAGCAGTCTTTGAATTGATTTTACCTTTATTGATGGCTTCGCTGATCGATAATGGGCTAAAAATGAACAATCGTGAAGTGATCATCAACATGGGTATCTGGATGATCGTCATGTCGGTGATTGGATTGATCTGTGCCATTATTTGTCAATATTATTCATCCATTGCCTCTCAAGGGTTTGGAACAGAACTTAGAAACCAACTCATCAAAAAAATCAACTCTTTCTCCCATAGTGAATTAAATCATTTTGGGACGGATACATTGATCACGCGCATGACCAATGATATCAATCAGCTACAACTTGCACTCGCAATGGTTATCCGTTTATTGATCCGAGCACCTTTTTTAAGTATTGGATCAGTAGTGATGGCTTTTGTGATCGACTGGCAAGTCGGGCTATTCTTCTTAGCTTTATTACCAATTTTTTCAATCATTTTATACTTTATTATCCGTAAGACGATCCCCCTCTATCAAAAAGTCCAAGAAAAGTTGGATGGTCTAAATGAGACTGTTAGCCAAAATTTAAGCGGGGTTCGTGTGATCCGAGCATTTTCACGTACTAATAAAGAAATCGAAACGTTTGATGAAAACACGGATGTCTTAGCAAAAAATTATTTACGTGTTTCCAATATCTCCGCTTTGCTCTCTCCGGCAACGACATTGATCATGAATGTCGGGATCATTTGTCTATTGACTGTTGGCGGGGTCAAGGTAAATATCGGTTCCTTACAACAAGGACAAGTTTTAGCATTGATCAATTACATGAACCAAATGTTATTAGCCTTGATCGTTGTTTCCAATCTTGTCGTGATCTTTACTCGTGCAGAAGCTTCTGCTCAGCGGGTCAAAGAAGTCTTAGATACCGAAAATACCATTACAGATGCTGAGACTCCTAGTGAACCAGTCATGGATTCTGAAACAATTCTACAATTTAAAGACGTAGATTTTCGTTATACGCCAGAATCTGGTCTGTCATTACAAGGAATCAATTTCACTTTGAAACGCCAAACTGTCTTAGGGATCATTGGTCCGACCGGAAGTGGGAAGACGACATTGACACAATTGATCCCACGTTTTTATGATGTTAGTGAAGGCTCTGTGTTATTTGACGAACAAGATGTTCGTGACTGGTCATTAGATACATTACGAAGTCAGATTTCGCAAGTACCACAAACGGCTGTCTTATTCACCGGTACCATTCGGGAAAATCTTCAGTGGGGAAAACCTGACGCGACAGACGCAGAGTGTTGGGAAGCTTTGGCAATTGCCCAAGCGGAAGATTTTGTTCGCCAATTACCCAAAGGATTAGATACAAGAGTCATGGAGAACGGGAAAAACTTTTCCGGAGGTCAAAAACAACGGTTGACGATTGCTCGTGCATTGATCGCCAAACCTGCCTTATTGATCTTAGATGACTCCTTGAGTGCCCTTGATTATCAAACGGATCTAAACTTGCGCCAAGCACTACAAACTTCCCTTAATACAACGGTCATCATTATTTCTCAACGCATCCGTTCGATTCAACAAGCAGAGCATATCCTCGTCATGGATCAAGGAAAAATCGTGGCCCAGGGTACACATGATACATTGCTTAGTCAATCTTCTGAGTATCGTGAAATCGTGGCATCACAGGAGGAGGAATAA
- a CDS encoding lytic polysaccharide monooxygenase auxiliary activity family 9 protein produces MKKSTLIGLGFILAGIGASTLTSVDVAAHGYVSEPASRGYQGSLDKNTNWNAAFKKYGAVINEPQSLEAPKGFPAAGPEDGQIASANGAVGDFLLDQQSSSLWTKQQLTTGANDFTWTFTANHATTKWHYYMTKAGWDQNDALTRDDLEFIGEVGNDGQLASTNPTHSINIPNDRLGYHVILAVWDVADTKNGFYNVIDVDVKGETVLAYLQK; encoded by the coding sequence ATGAAAAAAAGTACATTAATTGGTTTAGGATTCATTTTAGCTGGTATTGGGGCAAGCACTCTTACTTCTGTCGATGTTGCTGCTCATGGTTACGTTTCTGAACCAGCAAGTCGTGGATACCAAGGGAGCCTTGACAAAAATACAAACTGGAATGCTGCATTCAAAAAATACGGAGCTGTTATCAATGAGCCACAATCCCTTGAAGCACCAAAAGGCTTTCCAGCTGCTGGACCTGAAGATGGACAAATCGCTTCTGCAAATGGTGCGGTAGGTGATTTCCTATTAGATCAACAATCATCCTCACTGTGGACAAAACAACAATTGACAACCGGTGCAAATGATTTTACTTGGACATTCACTGCCAATCATGCAACAACGAAATGGCATTACTACATGACAAAAGCCGGTTGGGATCAAAATGATGCGTTGACAAGAGACGACTTGGAATTCATTGGTGAAGTAGGCAATGATGGACAACTAGCTTCTACTAATCCAACACATTCGATCAACATTCCCAATGACCGTTTAGGCTATCATGTAATCTTAGCTGTTTGGGATGTCGCTGATACTAAAAATGGGTTCTATAATGTCATCGATGTCGATGTCAAAGGCGAAACAGTTTTAGCTTACTTACAAAAATAA
- a CDS encoding helix-turn-helix domain-containing protein, which translates to MTEHAALIRKLRKDRGLTQEQLTVGISQRGTLAAFESRGTKIGFELLVNYLDRMNITLEEYQFLLNSNSLSNKQKLTNYLITSKTITSAQEQELLNEFEKTGNIYYRLIYAQRKLISNYLYSTSFTASMKEEISVIKKYLEKIDTWGHFELTIFSNCLFIFDDEYIAYSFQNSVTKMKAYIDNTYYSELLSNFILNGVRLSFNRESITLRKLFLAQLKKIATTHKQTLDLAHYKVFTALDKLADGQKTALKEVETGIAFFEWLDLSTSKDYMINLKEKLCAEICDLPHNEHHTKVVVKSTCDRLSSQRQANTA; encoded by the coding sequence ATGACAGAACATGCTGCTCTAATTCGAAAATTAAGAAAAGATCGTGGATTGACGCAAGAACAATTAACTGTAGGTATCTCCCAAAGAGGAACATTAGCAGCTTTCGAATCACGCGGAACAAAAATTGGTTTTGAACTATTAGTAAATTATCTTGATCGGATGAATATCACACTTGAAGAATATCAATTTTTATTGAATAGTAATTCATTGTCAAATAAACAAAAATTAACGAATTATTTGATTACTTCAAAAACCATTACATCTGCTCAAGAGCAAGAATTGCTTAATGAATTTGAAAAAACAGGAAACATTTATTATCGTTTGATCTATGCCCAAAGAAAATTGATTTCAAATTATCTGTATAGCACATCTTTTACCGCATCAATGAAAGAAGAAATCAGTGTCATTAAGAAGTATCTTGAAAAGATTGATACTTGGGGCCATTTTGAATTGACTATTTTTTCAAATTGTTTGTTTATTTTTGATGATGAATATATTGCCTATTCGTTCCAAAACAGTGTCACAAAGATGAAAGCTTACATAGATAATACCTATTATTCTGAGCTTCTTTCTAATTTTATTTTGAACGGTGTCCGTCTTTCTTTTAACCGTGAATCAATCACATTACGCAAATTATTTCTAGCTCAATTAAAAAAAATCGCTACGACACATAAGCAAACACTCGACCTTGCACATTACAAAGTATTTACTGCTTTAGATAAATTAGCTGATGGACAAAAAACAGCTTTAAAAGAAGTGGAAACGGGTATTGCATTTTTTGAATGGTTAGATCTTTCTACGAGTAAAGACTATATGATCAATCTAAAAGAAAAATTGTGCGCAGAGATATGTGATTTACCGCACAATGAGCACCACACAAAAGTTGTTGTTAAAAGTACGTGCGATCGCCTCTCTTCACAACGCCAAGCGAATACTGCCTAA
- a CDS encoding fibronectin type III domain-containing protein, whose translation MNKKSLLFSVGLLGCLIGGGTDVFAADAADTMPDISNRQVSVGYYHNWVPEQGAGYQGGRPADTDLAKVNPFYNVIAVSFMKGEGIPTFKPYNMSDTEFRQKVATLNAEDRVVLISLGGADSHIELHKGEEQAFADEIIRLVEVYGFDGLDIDLEQTAVDAGDNKTVIPDALKIVRAHFEKEQKHFIISMAPEFPYLRTQGKYVPYITALEQEYDFIAPQLYNQAGDGISVGTEWIAQNNDSKKFEFLYGISKAFNEGSGGFIQIPANRLALGIPANIDAAANGFVKEPSKVYDVFEQMEKDQTPLKGLMTWSINWDEGRNSAGVEYNESFAKSYQDLFQEKTPDTEKPSQPTNLAGTATHSTVALSWTNSTDDRGVAGYYIYRDGEQIGRATNNAYTDTKLTASTEYTYTVKAFDAAGNVSEESKALVISTLEEPPADLEAPSVPLNIAVSSISDKSVSLSWTQSTDNVGVVGYYVYRDGEQVGETATNTFSDAGLTANTEYSYTVKAFDEAGNISEESKALVVTTADAPAVEAWDADTIYDLGDIVTHKGNTYRAKWWTRGNEPGTEQWGPWELIG comes from the coding sequence ATGAATAAAAAAAGTTTATTATTCTCAGTTGGTCTTTTAGGTTGTTTGATTGGAGGCGGAACAGATGTGTTTGCAGCAGACGCAGCAGATACGATGCCAGATATCTCAAATCGCCAAGTTTCAGTAGGTTATTATCATAATTGGGTGCCTGAACAAGGTGCTGGTTACCAAGGGGGCCGTCCGGCAGATACTGATTTGGCAAAAGTAAATCCTTTTTATAATGTGATTGCTGTGTCATTCATGAAAGGGGAAGGTATCCCAACATTCAAACCTTACAATATGTCTGATACTGAATTTAGACAAAAAGTAGCAACTTTGAATGCTGAAGATCGTGTGGTACTCATTTCACTTGGGGGTGCAGACTCACATATTGAATTACATAAAGGAGAAGAACAAGCCTTTGCAGATGAAATCATCCGTTTGGTTGAAGTTTATGGATTTGATGGCTTAGATATTGATTTAGAACAAACCGCAGTAGATGCAGGCGACAATAAAACAGTGATCCCAGATGCGTTGAAAATCGTCCGTGCACATTTTGAGAAAGAGCAAAAACATTTTATTATCTCCATGGCGCCAGAGTTTCCGTACTTAAGAACACAAGGTAAATATGTGCCATACATTACTGCTTTAGAACAAGAATATGATTTTATTGCACCACAGTTATACAACCAAGCAGGTGACGGTATCAGTGTTGGAACTGAATGGATCGCTCAAAACAATGACAGCAAAAAATTTGAATTCTTATATGGGATTTCAAAAGCTTTCAATGAAGGAAGCGGTGGTTTTATCCAAATTCCAGCGAATCGTTTAGCTTTAGGTATTCCAGCAAACATTGATGCAGCAGCAAATGGTTTCGTAAAAGAGCCATCGAAAGTCTATGACGTATTTGAACAAATGGAAAAAGATCAAACACCATTGAAAGGTTTGATGACTTGGAGCATCAACTGGGATGAAGGAAGAAACTCTGCTGGAGTAGAGTACAATGAATCATTTGCGAAGTCTTATCAGGATTTATTCCAAGAAAAAACACCTGATACAGAAAAACCATCACAACCAACCAATCTAGCAGGAACAGCAACACATTCAACTGTCGCACTATCTTGGACAAATTCAACAGATGATCGTGGTGTAGCAGGTTATTACATTTATCGTGATGGCGAACAAATTGGTAGAGCAACAAACAATGCTTATACAGACACAAAATTGACTGCCAGCACAGAATACACTTATACAGTGAAAGCATTCGATGCAGCTGGTAACGTTTCAGAAGAAAGTAAAGCATTAGTGATTTCTACATTAGAAGAGCCACCAGCTGACTTAGAAGCTCCATCAGTACCATTGAACATTGCGGTTTCATCAATTAGTGACAAGAGTGTCTCTTTATCATGGACACAATCAACAGACAACGTGGGTGTAGTAGGTTACTATGTTTACCGTGACGGTGAGCAAGTAGGAGAAACAGCAACAAATACATTCAGTGACGCAGGATTAACAGCTAACACAGAGTATTCTTATACAGTGAAAGCATTTGACGAAGCGGGCAACATTTCAGAAGAAAGCAAAGCATTAGTTGTGACAACGGCGGATGCACCAGCAGTAGAAGCATGGGATGCAGATACAATTTATGATCTAGGTGATATCGTGACACACAAAGGCAACACATATCGTGCAAAATGGTGGACACGAGGCAATGAGCCTGGAACTGAACAATGGGGACCTTGGGAATTGATTGGCTAA